A genomic segment from Streptosporangium roseum DSM 43021 encodes:
- a CDS encoding cytochrome ubiquinol oxidase subunit I, whose translation MDILDLARLQFAVTTGVHWLFVILTLGLVPLVAIMQTRSLRARDRVRRAALDRMTRFWGQIYVINYALGIVTGLVMEFQFGLTWSGLGKYTGNVFGAPLALETLIAFFAESTFLGMWIFGWDRLRPGLHVTLIWLVTATAYTSAFWVLVANGYMQAPVGSVVRDGVAYLTDFGALLTNPSALVPLAHVSLAALLTGGLFVAGVSAHHLRRGREDFRGPLRTGVLVAAVVTFPVYAAGGLQYPIIAATQPAKTAMMDEPGWVLWGQYVMIGLGYLLGILALAAFLVVFREPLLRRRLPAVVAVALTAYPAGEYFGGFLFNEPGPYRGPIYLLWFLIMGAVLLSRPVGPLLRLLPILIPLPLVASLGGWISREIGRQPWIVYGRLTTAQALSPGLTRTMIISSLAGFVVVLGALAVTNWVLIARTARRGLEPAPTEPAAEPVPAF comes from the coding sequence GTGGACATCTTGGATCTGGCCCGCCTGCAGTTCGCCGTCACGACGGGGGTGCACTGGCTGTTCGTCATCCTCACCCTCGGCCTCGTGCCGCTCGTCGCGATCATGCAGACGCGCTCCTTGCGGGCACGGGATCGAGTACGGCGCGCGGCACTGGACCGGATGACCCGGTTCTGGGGCCAGATCTATGTGATCAACTACGCGCTCGGCATCGTCACCGGTCTTGTGATGGAGTTCCAGTTCGGCCTGACCTGGAGCGGGCTCGGGAAATACACGGGCAACGTCTTCGGCGCCCCGCTGGCCCTGGAGACGCTCATCGCGTTCTTCGCCGAGTCGACCTTCCTCGGCATGTGGATCTTCGGCTGGGACCGTCTGCGGCCCGGACTGCACGTCACGCTGATCTGGCTGGTCACGGCCACCGCCTACACCTCGGCCTTCTGGGTGCTGGTCGCCAACGGCTACATGCAGGCCCCGGTCGGCTCGGTGGTCAGGGACGGCGTGGCCTACCTCACCGACTTCGGCGCGCTGCTCACCAATCCGAGCGCGCTGGTGCCGCTGGCCCACGTGAGTCTCGCCGCGCTCCTGACCGGTGGCCTGTTCGTGGCCGGGGTCAGCGCCCACCACCTGCGTCGCGGCAGGGAGGATTTCCGCGGTCCGCTCCGGACCGGCGTCCTCGTGGCCGCCGTCGTCACCTTCCCCGTCTATGCCGCCGGCGGCCTGCAATACCCGATCATCGCCGCCACGCAACCGGCCAAGACGGCCATGATGGACGAGCCCGGCTGGGTCCTCTGGGGGCAGTACGTCATGATCGGACTCGGTTACCTGCTCGGCATCCTCGCGCTCGCGGCCTTCCTGGTCGTCTTCCGCGAACCGCTGCTGCGGCGCCGGCTACCCGCCGTGGTCGCTGTCGCGCTGACCGCCTACCCGGCCGGCGAGTATTTCGGCGGCTTCCTGTTCAACGAGCCGGGGCCGTACCGCGGGCCGATCTACCTGCTCTGGTTCCTGATCATGGGCGCAGTCCTGCTGTCGCGGCCCGTCGGCCCGCTGCTGCGGCTACTGCCGATCCTCATCCCGCTGCCTCTCGTCGCCTCCCTCGGCGGCTGGATCTCCCGCGAGATCGGCCGGCAGCCCTGGATCGTGTACGGCAGGCTCACCACGGCCCAGGCCCTGTCGCCCGGCCTGACCCGGACCATGATCATCAGCTCGCTGGCCGGCTTCGTCGTCGTGCTCGGCGCGCTGGCCGTCACCAACTGGGTCCTGATCGCGCGCACCGCCCGCCGCGGGCTGGAACCCGCGCCCACCGAACCGGCCGCCGAACCCGTACCGGCATTCTGA
- a CDS encoding helix-turn-helix transcriptional regulator yields MAMDGGTAAGRVVSPVLVGREAQLRRLVTAVSRPPAVAVLEGEAGIGKTRLVAEMAAHPDMAGRLLLGGGARRIREPFPLGPLVEALRGTGELLARAELSPVTGALRGLLPELAGVLPPALEPLDDRAAERHRLFRGLAEVLSALGPLVLVMEDLHWADEQTVEFLAYLLSALPARMSVVLVYRGEEVGAGIREATGRLADSVFHDHVVLEPLDAEQTGVLAASILDAEDVTPDFGAHLHELSSGLPLAVQELLALLRERGALIQLRSGRWARKALAELDVPPGVRDSVRERVGRLSAAARGVAEAAAVLQVPARVAVLAQVSGLSRAETVAGLDELLVSGLLAEQDGTVAFRHVLAAQAVYGGIPLGRRQDLHARAAAAVRTVEPVPLGQEAHHLRHAGLLREWVDAADQAAGQASELGDDAEAVRILEDVLRNAPLEPERRGHLAVRLGWAAGQVLRPPEVIDLLSEALESEQPGPLRGQLHFLISLLQERLGDDPGAQRRALTAAVDDLGDQPELAAWVMAALGRPMDAAVTLAEHTMWLDRALEVVPSIGDPVEEIFVLGKIAASLSGFGDPRWAALTDGIRRRTGGRPRHRQEVNAYRSIAENVCCAGHFELADQLLAAASQGAAGEESSREPLARCRLVSLLLAYCRGTWDGLDQETALLLDEYGGRPSDRITAETVAACLALTHGDLDTARRELHDVVQRTLALGGYELLPLSMTGFLRLSTARGEAEAALAVTGAAVTVWETKGLWPLAVRAVPALAEAMAGIGGHDEAADLIARLSVLLDGLDAPMAPAALAHARGHLEAGRTAAAEQFLAAASAYDRLGAPYEAAQAREQAAGCLFAAADPRAEEPLRAAITTFQTLGARWDLDRAAQLARKYGVAVKGRYPGGPQGYGGGLSPREREIAEMAAAGLTNREIGQQLFVSPRTVEKHLGAVLRKLGLRSRAALGMHLGVDRDGL; encoded by the coding sequence ATGGCGATGGACGGCGGTACGGCCGCGGGACGGGTGGTTTCTCCGGTCCTGGTGGGGCGTGAGGCCCAGTTACGGCGTCTGGTGACCGCGGTGAGCCGTCCGCCCGCCGTGGCGGTCCTGGAAGGGGAAGCAGGCATCGGCAAGACCCGGCTGGTGGCGGAGATGGCGGCCCACCCCGATATGGCGGGGCGCCTGCTCCTCGGCGGGGGTGCCCGGCGGATCCGGGAGCCGTTCCCCCTGGGGCCGCTGGTGGAGGCGCTGCGCGGCACGGGTGAACTGCTGGCGCGGGCCGAGCTGTCGCCGGTCACGGGTGCCCTGCGGGGGTTGCTGCCGGAGCTGGCGGGGGTGCTGCCGCCTGCTCTGGAACCGCTGGACGACCGGGCGGCCGAACGACACCGGCTGTTCCGCGGTCTCGCGGAGGTGCTGAGCGCGCTGGGACCGCTGGTGCTGGTGATGGAGGACCTGCACTGGGCGGACGAGCAGACGGTCGAGTTCCTCGCCTACCTGCTGTCGGCCCTGCCGGCCCGGATGTCGGTGGTGCTCGTCTACCGGGGTGAGGAGGTCGGAGCCGGGATCCGGGAGGCGACGGGCCGGCTCGCGGACTCGGTCTTCCACGACCATGTCGTGCTGGAGCCCCTGGACGCCGAACAGACCGGCGTGCTCGCGGCTTCGATCCTGGACGCGGAGGACGTCACCCCCGACTTCGGGGCGCACCTGCATGAGCTGTCGTCGGGCCTGCCGCTGGCGGTGCAGGAACTGCTGGCGTTGCTGCGGGAACGAGGTGCGCTGATCCAGCTGCGCAGCGGGCGATGGGCGCGGAAGGCGCTGGCGGAGCTGGATGTGCCGCCGGGGGTCCGTGACTCGGTGCGCGAGCGGGTGGGCCGGCTGTCCGCGGCGGCGCGCGGGGTGGCCGAGGCGGCGGCGGTGCTGCAGGTGCCGGCGCGGGTGGCGGTGCTGGCCCAGGTGAGCGGGCTGTCCCGGGCCGAGACCGTGGCCGGGCTGGACGAGCTGCTGGTCTCGGGGCTGCTGGCCGAGCAGGACGGGACGGTGGCCTTCCGGCATGTGCTCGCCGCGCAGGCGGTGTACGGGGGGATCCCCCTGGGGCGGCGGCAGGACCTGCACGCCCGGGCGGCGGCCGCCGTACGCACGGTGGAGCCGGTGCCACTGGGGCAGGAGGCTCACCATCTGCGCCATGCCGGTCTGCTGCGGGAATGGGTGGACGCCGCGGATCAGGCCGCCGGCCAGGCGTCGGAGCTGGGCGACGACGCCGAGGCCGTGCGGATTCTGGAGGACGTGCTGCGGAACGCGCCGCTGGAGCCCGAACGCCGGGGGCACCTGGCGGTGCGGCTGGGCTGGGCCGCCGGCCAGGTGCTGCGTCCCCCGGAGGTGATCGACCTGCTGTCGGAGGCTCTGGAGTCCGAGCAGCCGGGGCCGTTGCGCGGGCAGCTGCACTTCCTGATCAGCCTGCTGCAGGAGAGGCTCGGCGACGACCCCGGGGCGCAGCGGCGCGCTCTCACGGCAGCGGTCGACGACCTCGGCGACCAGCCCGAACTCGCGGCGTGGGTGATGGCGGCGCTCGGGAGGCCGATGGACGCGGCTGTGACGCTGGCCGAGCACACCATGTGGCTGGACCGGGCCCTGGAGGTGGTGCCCTCCATAGGCGATCCGGTGGAGGAGATCTTCGTGCTCGGCAAGATCGCGGCCTCGCTGAGCGGATTCGGTGATCCGCGCTGGGCCGCGCTGACCGACGGTATCCGCCGGCGGACCGGCGGCCGGCCGCGGCATCGCCAGGAGGTGAACGCCTACCGGTCCATCGCGGAGAACGTGTGTTGCGCCGGGCATTTCGAGCTCGCCGACCAGCTGCTGGCCGCCGCGTCGCAGGGGGCGGCCGGTGAGGAATCCTCCCGGGAACCACTGGCCCGGTGCCGGTTGGTCTCGCTGCTGCTGGCGTACTGCCGGGGCACATGGGACGGGCTGGACCAGGAGACCGCGCTGCTTCTCGACGAGTACGGCGGGCGCCCGTCCGACCGGATCACCGCCGAGACGGTCGCGGCCTGCCTGGCGCTCACGCACGGCGACCTCGACACCGCCCGCCGCGAACTCCACGACGTCGTCCAGCGCACCCTGGCTCTGGGCGGCTACGAACTGCTCCCCCTGTCCATGACCGGATTTCTCCGGCTGTCCACCGCACGCGGCGAGGCCGAGGCGGCGCTCGCGGTGACCGGCGCGGCGGTCACCGTATGGGAGACCAAGGGGCTCTGGCCGCTGGCGGTACGGGCGGTGCCCGCGCTGGCCGAGGCGATGGCCGGCATCGGCGGGCACGACGAGGCCGCCGACCTGATCGCCCGGCTCTCCGTGCTGCTCGACGGCCTGGACGCTCCGATGGCTCCGGCCGCGCTGGCGCACGCGCGCGGGCACCTGGAGGCCGGCCGTACGGCCGCCGCCGAACAGTTCCTGGCGGCCGCGTCCGCCTACGACCGGCTGGGAGCCCCGTACGAGGCGGCCCAGGCCCGTGAACAGGCGGCCGGCTGCCTCTTCGCCGCCGCGGACCCGCGGGCCGAGGAACCGCTACGCGCGGCGATCACGACATTTCAGACGTTGGGCGCCCGATGGGATCTGGACCGCGCCGCGCAGCTGGCCCGCAAGTACGGGGTGGCGGTGAAGGGGCGATACCCCGGTGGCCCGCAGGGATACGGCGGCGGGCTGTCTCCCCGGGAGCGGGAGATCGCCGAAATGGCCGCCGCCGGGCTGACCAACCGGGAGATCGGCCAGCAGCTTTTCGTGTCCCCCCGAACGGTGGAGAAGCATCTCGGCGCCGTGCTGCGCAAGCTCGGGCTCCGCTCTCGCGCCGCCCTCGGGATGCACCTGGGCGTCGACCGCGACGGTCTCTGA
- a CDS encoding LysR family transcriptional regulator, whose product MDLLSLRYFQAVARHEHISKAAEELRIAQPSLSRTIARLEADLGVPLFDRHGRRIRLNRFGAAFLRRVDRALAELDDARRELADAAGLARGSVSLASETLLTITEPVKSFIAEHPGVAVRLFQAAPEVMVERLSEGQVDFCLASEVLDGPGLVHDELVREEVMLAVPLGHRLAGRREVTVADLAGEPVVTTRPGIWQRTLAERLFSEAGLELVVACEIDEATTAIEMVSAGLGVGFGPAWYLRSPLASRAPFSPVRLAAPGAERVLRLYWRQGAYVSEAARRFRDHLAASLMAT is encoded by the coding sequence ATGGATCTGCTGTCACTGCGCTACTTCCAGGCCGTGGCCCGCCACGAGCACATCAGCAAGGCAGCCGAGGAGCTCCGCATCGCCCAGCCCTCGCTCAGCCGGACCATCGCGCGGCTGGAGGCTGACCTGGGCGTGCCGCTGTTCGACCGGCACGGCAGACGGATCCGCCTCAACCGGTTCGGCGCCGCGTTCCTGCGCCGGGTGGACAGGGCCCTGGCCGAGCTGGACGACGCCAGACGCGAACTCGCCGACGCCGCCGGCCTGGCCCGCGGCAGCGTCTCGCTCGCCTCGGAGACACTGCTCACGATCACCGAACCGGTCAAGAGCTTCATCGCCGAGCATCCAGGCGTCGCCGTACGCCTGTTCCAGGCGGCCCCGGAGGTCATGGTCGAGCGGCTGAGCGAGGGACAGGTCGACTTCTGCCTGGCCTCCGAGGTGCTCGACGGCCCGGGTCTGGTCCATGACGAGCTGGTCCGCGAGGAAGTCATGCTCGCCGTGCCGCTCGGGCACCGGCTCGCCGGCCGGCGGGAGGTGACCGTGGCCGACCTCGCGGGCGAACCCGTCGTCACCACCCGGCCGGGGATCTGGCAGCGCACGCTGGCCGAGCGGCTGTTCTCCGAGGCCGGGTTGGAGCTGGTGGTCGCCTGCGAGATCGACGAGGCCACCACGGCCATCGAGATGGTCAGCGCCGGGCTCGGCGTGGGGTTCGGGCCCGCGTGGTATCTCCGCTCGCCGCTGGCGTCGCGAGCGCCGTTTTCTCCCGTACGGCTGGCCGCTCCCGGCGCCGAGCGGGTCCTGCGGCTGTACTGGCGGCAGGGGGCCTACGTGTCCGAGGCGGCCCGCCGCTTCCGCGACCACCTGGCCGCCTCGCTGATGGCGACCTAG
- a CDS encoding S8 family serine peptidase, with amino-acid sequence MTRGGSLLAASAMVLGTLVAPGTAAFAQKQEPAPAAPATGPVTGPIALTGLGQGDRTVTLITGDKVRLSDAGGGKYAVRPEASVRPDGTSAQLSTLATPKGVYVTPSDAVPAINAGRLDRELFNVTYLAENGYTDDKTKQLPVIVQYPRQHTDKAVASAAKAIPASEPVLTLESVNASALQVTKAEAGTFWNAVRAVPDKKSANGIAGPANVPDTLRGDIAKVWLDGKVKADLAESVPMIGAPQAWAGGHDGAGVKVAVLDTGVDAKHPDLADRIVDSRSFIPGQEVQDGHGHGTHVASTIAGSGAAGGGKHKGVAPGAQLIVGKVLANEGSGSDSQIIEGMEWAAASGAKVISMSLGGGASDGTDPMSQAVNVLSASTGALFVIAAGNAGASGAETVATPGTADAALTVAAVDKSDAWATFSSQGPRVGGGLKPDIAAPGVAIAAARAAGTTMGTPLDEHYTAANGTSMATPHVAGAAAIMTQQHPDWTGPQIKAALMSTAKDDALSVYKQGAGRVDVARAYTQQVFAVTTGADFGAVESDAAPVTRELTYTNLGGRPVTLTLTPGLRKSDGSAVEGGLSIAETTLTVPAGGTATTTATVDPKTLADLDNYTGAVTATADGVQLRIPVGVVREVPKATLTIHTLGRDGKPRSPLAQDTIDVSGDKGVLGGVALTAEGTTVTRVPQGVISVTQVLSWVGDDERGNLAFLSVPELTVTGDTEITLDARKLTEIRFTTPQPAEPLSNVPYLAYQRTVSNGTPYMGFTWPDRTWSRLWALPTEKVTKGAFRFHTRFTLGRPEVEMSIRGRGGLTLHPVSALHGINTYGVHEQYDGFPDFRPFTGTRDLEVVDVGEGRPEDIAGRDLRGKLVLMEAPMSEGLSGPMCGVQIERIGPIRDAGAAAIAYFPQPGTGCAIPLSITQIPFTGEAKPIGVPTVSLPSREGVGLRDRLAGGKPVTLRVTGTEESPYTYTFAPYEEGRVPRSLHYTFAERDLARIDVDTHTVAPARYNDWRYAQKPDDVMPMSTSVSAWGGPRLTLQERRDWVGPLDSGVLWSHGMEEMRSTPADARVPQWALEVFDKPVRTRQSWLTTPFTPGVATGSDKVYKLAKPGANLGWFFRCMLCVQGDRLWAEFEPSYGSPGTRKYNGGYWPTDDLTKPGFDVRLWQDGKEIPRTSTGGTTILPVFTLPEGPGSYRLTAKNDRHDAEWTFTAPVKAERLPGSFCSLEALYGTAEPCKPAPVVFVSYDLGDTLDAANSVRAGRTHTFTVSPYHSPSASKMPDIAGLKLWASTDDGATYTPVSVKRDKDGTYTATTRYPALQQTKGAVTLKVEAWDKAGNTVKQTTVRAFNLRGHAAG; translated from the coding sequence GTGACGCGCGGAGGATCGCTCCTGGCGGCCTCGGCCATGGTGCTGGGCACCCTGGTGGCGCCGGGCACGGCCGCCTTCGCCCAGAAACAGGAGCCCGCCCCCGCCGCCCCGGCGACGGGACCGGTCACCGGCCCGATCGCGCTGACCGGACTGGGCCAGGGTGACCGCACGGTCACCCTGATCACCGGGGACAAGGTGAGGTTGAGCGACGCCGGCGGCGGCAAGTACGCCGTGCGCCCCGAGGCGAGCGTCCGCCCCGACGGCACCAGCGCCCAGCTGTCCACGCTGGCCACCCCGAAGGGCGTGTACGTCACCCCCAGCGACGCCGTGCCCGCCATCAACGCCGGCCGCCTGGACCGGGAGCTGTTCAACGTCACCTACCTGGCCGAGAACGGCTACACCGACGACAAGACCAAGCAGCTGCCCGTCATCGTGCAGTACCCGCGTCAGCACACGGACAAGGCCGTCGCCTCGGCCGCCAAGGCCATCCCGGCCAGCGAGCCCGTGCTCACCCTGGAGAGCGTCAACGCCTCGGCGCTCCAGGTCACCAAGGCCGAGGCGGGCACGTTCTGGAACGCGGTGCGGGCCGTACCGGACAAGAAGAGCGCGAACGGGATCGCCGGGCCGGCCAACGTGCCGGACACGCTGCGCGGCGACATCGCCAAGGTGTGGCTGGACGGCAAGGTGAAGGCCGACCTCGCCGAGAGCGTCCCGATGATCGGCGCGCCGCAGGCGTGGGCCGGCGGCCACGACGGCGCCGGCGTGAAGGTCGCTGTCCTGGACACCGGCGTCGACGCCAAGCACCCCGACCTGGCCGACAGGATCGTCGACAGCAGGTCCTTCATCCCCGGCCAGGAGGTGCAGGACGGCCACGGCCACGGCACCCACGTCGCCTCCACCATCGCCGGCTCCGGCGCGGCGGGGGGCGGCAAGCACAAGGGCGTCGCGCCCGGCGCCCAGCTGATCGTCGGCAAGGTGCTGGCCAACGAGGGCTCCGGCAGCGACTCCCAGATCATCGAGGGCATGGAGTGGGCTGCGGCCTCCGGCGCCAAGGTGATCAGCATGAGCCTCGGCGGCGGCGCCTCCGACGGGACCGACCCGATGAGCCAGGCGGTCAACGTGCTCAGCGCCTCCACCGGCGCGCTGTTCGTGATCGCCGCGGGCAACGCCGGCGCGTCGGGCGCCGAGACCGTCGCCACCCCCGGCACGGCCGACGCCGCGCTGACCGTGGCCGCCGTCGACAAGAGCGACGCGTGGGCCACTTTCTCCAGCCAGGGACCGCGTGTCGGCGGTGGCCTCAAGCCGGACATCGCCGCTCCTGGCGTGGCCATCGCCGCTGCGCGCGCCGCCGGCACGACCATGGGCACCCCGCTCGACGAGCACTACACGGCCGCGAACGGCACCTCGATGGCCACCCCGCACGTCGCCGGCGCCGCCGCCATCATGACGCAGCAGCACCCGGACTGGACGGGCCCGCAGATCAAGGCCGCGCTCATGTCGACCGCCAAGGACGACGCGCTCAGCGTGTACAAGCAGGGCGCCGGCCGGGTCGACGTGGCCAGGGCCTACACCCAGCAGGTCTTCGCCGTCACCACCGGGGCCGACTTCGGCGCCGTCGAGAGCGACGCCGCCCCCGTGACCCGGGAGCTGACCTACACCAACCTGGGCGGCCGGCCGGTCACCCTGACCCTGACCCCCGGCCTGCGCAAGTCGGACGGCAGCGCGGTCGAGGGCGGGCTGAGCATCGCCGAGACGACGCTCACCGTGCCGGCCGGAGGCACCGCGACCACCACCGCCACCGTCGACCCCAAGACCCTGGCCGACCTGGACAACTACACCGGCGCCGTCACCGCGACCGCCGACGGCGTCCAGCTGCGCATCCCCGTAGGCGTGGTGCGTGAGGTGCCCAAGGCCACGCTCACCATCCACACCCTGGGCCGCGACGGCAAGCCGCGCAGTCCTTTGGCCCAGGACACCATCGACGTGTCCGGCGACAAGGGCGTCCTCGGCGGTGTCGCCCTGACCGCCGAAGGGACCACGGTCACCCGCGTCCCGCAGGGTGTCATCAGCGTGACGCAGGTGCTGAGCTGGGTCGGCGACGACGAAAGGGGCAACCTGGCGTTCCTGTCCGTGCCCGAGCTCACCGTCACCGGGGACACCGAGATCACGCTCGACGCCCGCAAGCTGACCGAGATCCGATTCACCACCCCGCAGCCGGCCGAACCGTTGAGCAACGTCCCCTACCTGGCGTATCAGCGGACCGTGAGCAACGGCACCCCCTACATGGGATTCACGTGGCCCGACCGCACCTGGTCCCGGCTGTGGGCCCTGCCCACGGAGAAGGTCACCAAGGGCGCCTTCCGCTTCCACACCCGCTTCACTCTCGGCAGGCCTGAGGTCGAAATGAGCATACGCGGGCGGGGCGGGCTCACCCTGCACCCGGTCTCCGCGCTGCACGGCATCAACACCTACGGCGTGCACGAGCAGTACGACGGCTTCCCCGACTTCCGGCCGTTCACCGGCACCCGCGACCTGGAGGTCGTCGACGTCGGCGAGGGCAGGCCCGAGGACATCGCGGGCCGCGACCTGCGCGGCAAGCTCGTCCTGATGGAAGCGCCGATGTCAGAGGGTTTGTCCGGCCCCATGTGCGGAGTCCAGATCGAGCGGATCGGCCCGATCCGCGACGCCGGCGCGGCCGCGATCGCGTACTTCCCGCAGCCCGGGACCGGTTGCGCGATCCCGCTGAGCATCACGCAGATCCCGTTCACCGGAGAGGCCAAGCCCATCGGCGTCCCCACCGTGTCCCTGCCCTCCCGTGAGGGGGTCGGCCTGCGCGACCGGCTCGCCGGCGGCAAGCCGGTCACCCTCCGGGTGACCGGCACCGAGGAGTCGCCCTACACCTACACCTTCGCCCCCTACGAAGAGGGCCGGGTGCCCCGCTCGCTGCACTACACCTTCGCCGAGCGCGACCTGGCACGGATCGACGTGGACACCCACACCGTCGCCCCCGCGCGCTACAACGACTGGCGGTACGCGCAGAAGCCCGACGACGTGATGCCGATGTCGACCTCCGTCTCCGCGTGGGGCGGCCCCCGGCTCACCCTGCAGGAACGCCGCGACTGGGTCGGACCGCTCGACTCCGGGGTTCTCTGGTCGCACGGCATGGAGGAGATGCGCAGTACACCAGCTGATGCCCGGGTTCCGCAGTGGGCCCTGGAGGTGTTCGACAAGCCGGTCCGCACCCGGCAGTCCTGGCTGACCACCCCGTTCACGCCCGGCGTCGCGACCGGCTCCGACAAGGTCTACAAGCTCGCCAAGCCGGGCGCGAACCTCGGCTGGTTCTTCCGGTGCATGCTCTGCGTCCAGGGCGACCGTCTGTGGGCGGAGTTCGAGCCCAGCTACGGCTCGCCGGGCACCAGGAAGTACAACGGCGGCTACTGGCCGACGGACGACCTGACCAAGCCGGGCTTCGACGTCCGCCTCTGGCAGGACGGCAAGGAGATCCCGCGCACCAGCACCGGCGGCACCACCATCCTGCCGGTCTTCACCCTGCCGGAAGGGCCCGGCAGCTACCGGCTGACCGCCAAGAACGACCGGCACGACGCCGAATGGACCTTCACCGCCCCGGTCAAGGCCGAGCGACTGCCCGGATCCTTCTGCTCCCTCGAAGCGCTGTACGGCACCGCGGAGCCCTGCAAGCCCGCCCCGGTCGTGTTCGTCAGCTACGACCTGGGCGACACCCTGGACGCCGCCAACAGCGTCCGCGCGGGCCGTACGCACACCTTCACCGTCTCCCCCTACCACTCCCCCTCCGCCTCCAAGATGCCTGACATCGCCGGCCTGAAGCTGTGGGCCAGCACCGACGACGGCGCCACCTACACCCCCGTCTCCGTCAAGCGCGACAAGGACGGGACCTACACCGCCACCACCCGCTACCCCGCCCTCCAGCAGACCAAGGGTGCCGTGACCCTCAAGGTCGAGGCCTGGGACAAGGCGGGCAACACCGTCAAGCAGACCACCGTCCGCGCCTTCAACCTCCGCGGCCACGCCGCCGGATAA